The Terriglobia bacterium genome segment CTGATGCGCGAGGGCGCGAAGCCAAGCCACATCACTCGCGTAGTCGCCGAACTTAACGACCGGGTGGTTGCGAAAATCCTCGAACTCGCCGAGAAGGAGCTGGGAACGCCTCCCGGCCCGTACTGCTGGGTTGTAATGGGCAGCGAGGGCCGCCAGGAGCAGACTTTCAAAACCGACCAGGACAACGGATTGATATATGACGATATACAGGAGAGGTCGGTCACCGAAAAGTATTTCGAAAGACTGGCCCAATTCGTGAGCGCGGCCCTGCAACGCTGCGGTTATCCGCCTTGTGAAGGCGGCTTCATGGCTACCAACCCTCGTTGGCGCCAGCCATTGAGTGCCTGGAAACACAACTTCACCACCTGGATCACGGACCCAGTGCAGGCAACCGCTGAAGATGCATTCATCCTATTCGACATGCGTCCCGTTGCGGGTTCACCTCATCTCCACGAGGAACTGTGGAAGCACAACCGCGAGTTGCTGGATTCGGCTAACCTCTTCAAGTCGATCTTCGCCTTCATCTCCATCAATCACAAACCGCCGCTCGGGTTCTTTCGCCAGCTTGTCGTGGAACGAAGCGGCCAGCACAAGCACGAGTTCGACCTGAAGCTGAAGGGAACTGGCCCGATCGTGAACGCTGCTCGCATGTGGAGCCTCGAGGCGGGTGTAGAGGAGACAAACACGATCGACCGTCTGCGTGCGCTCGATGGAGTAGGTACCGTCGATACCAAGCTGCTCGCCGAACTTCGCGATGGTCTCGAGTTCCTTACCTCGCTGCGCCTGGAGCACCAGCTCCAGCAGGCCAAGAGCGGTATCCCAATCAGTAATTACATCAATCCCGCTGTACTCTCACCCTTGCAAAGAGGTCTGCTGAAAGAGGCCTTCGAAGCGATCGCCGCCGCCCAGGCCTTGATCAAATCGAAATTCGAGACATGGGTGTGGACGCAATTGCGATGATGCCCTGTTGGCTCAAGTCGCTGATCAGGGGGGAGTACGCTGGAGCATTTCCCCCCAGCACTCCGCTGGAGCACGTCCGCTTCGCTGTGCTCGACACCGAACTGACGTCTCTCGACAAGCGAACAAACCGGTTGCTCTCCGTCGGCGCCGTGTCAATGCAGGGGAGCAAGATCAACTTTGGAGAAGAGTTCTACCGAGTCGTAAATCCCGGCGTGGAGATTCCCGCCGAGAGCATCCTCGTGCACGGCCTCCGTCCGGCCGATGTCGCACGGGGCGACCCGACGGAGACTGTGCTCCGCGATCTGCGGGAGTTCCTGAAATCGTCAGTGATCGTCGGGCATTTTGTCGGAATCGACAGAAAGGTCCTGCTCAAGGAGCTGCGCGGCAAAGGAAAGGCTGCCCTGGATTGTGTGCTCGATACCGCTGCGGCACATCGCTGGCTGGAACAGCACGAACACCACGTACGCGGCCTCGACGACATGCCAGGTCATTGCGATCTCGCAACCTTGGCCAGCGAGTACGGTTTGGAAATGCGCGACGCGCACCACGCGCTCTACGACGCTTACATCACCGCGCAACTCTGGCAGAAGGTTCTGGTGCGGTTGCAGCACGCAGGAATCACCACGCTAGGCAGAGCGCTTCGAGTCGCTCGCTAAAACATATCTACAAATGAGAATCTCTGATATATCGACAAATATCGATTAGATAAGATTTCGACATCCGCTATTACTTCTTGATCCCCATCGCGTCGAGGATCCGGTCGAAATCTTCCAGGGACTTGTACTCGAACTGGATCCTGCCGCGGCCGTTCTTGTCGGTAATCATGACGCGCACGCCCAATGTTCGCTGCAGTTCGCGCTCGACCTCGCGCACGTTGGGATCCACGACTCGCTCCGCCTTCTCCTGCTTGGGGCCGGGATTCATCAGGTTCGAAACCGCGCCCTCTGTCTGTCGAACCGACATGGACAACGTCACAACTCGCTGCGCGAGCTTGGTCATGGCATCCGGCGAATCGAGCCCCATGAGGGCTTTCGCGTGCCCGAACGTCAGCTTCTCTTCTTCTATTAAGGTCTGCACGCCTTCCGGAAGCTTCAGCAGCCGCAGGAAGTTCGACACGGACGAGCGGTCTTTTCCTGTCCGCTGTGCCATCTGCTCCTGGGTCAGATTGAATTCCCTTCCGAGACGGTCGTATGCCCGGGCCTGCTCCATCGGGTTGAGATCTTCGCGCTGAAGATTCTCGACGATGGTCATCTCCATCGCCTGCTCGTTCGAGACCTGGCGAATGATAGCCGGAACCGACACCTTTCCCGCACGCTGCGATGCCAGCCACCGACGCTCACCGGCGATCAACTGATATCGACCATTCGACTGCGGCCTGACCACAACTGGCTGTACAACGCCGCTGGATTTGATGCTGGCGGCGAGCTCGTTGAGGGCCTCTTCGCCGAAACGGCTCCTGGTCTGATAGGGGTTGCGGTCTATCTGTTCGACCGAGATCTCTTTTACGAGATCGCCGGTCATTGCGGTTGCGTGCGCTGGCGGCGCGACTGCGATGGTGGCCGTACGGGAGGCCGGAAGCAAAGTTTCCAGGCCTCGGCCGAGGACATTTCTCTTGTTATCCATGCTTAGACACTCGCTTCAGGGCTGATTTCAACTTTATCGCTCATTGGCACTTCCTTCAGTTGATTCCGCTCCATGATCTCTTTCGCCAGGCGAATGTAACTCTCGGCGCCACGGGATCGCGGATCATAAAGGAGAGCGGGCTTACCGTGGCTGGGCGCCTCGGCGAGACGGACGTTTCGAGGGATCGTAGATTGGCATAGCAGCTCGCCAAAGTAGTTTTTCAGCTCGTTTGTGACGCTCTGTGCCAGATTGGTCCGGTCGTCATACATAGTCAACACAACCCCTTCGACGGCCAGATTCGGGTTCAGCCCGATCTTGATTCGATCGATTGTGTCCAGCAACTCGGAAATGCCTTCGAGGGCGAAGTACTCCGCCTGCATAGGGATTAGGACAGAGTCTGCCGCAACCAGCGAGTTGAGCGTAAGCAGGTCCAGCGCCGGCGGGCAGTCGATCACGATGAACTGATAGTGGTCCCGAATCGAATCGAGGGCATCACGGAGCCTGTACTCACGTCGCTCGATCGAGACCAGTTCGAAGTTGGCCCCCGTCAGATTCTTACTGGAGGGCATAACGAACAAGTTATCGAGCGGACCCTGCAGAACCACCTGTTCGGCGGTGGCATCCCCGACCAAGAGTTGATAGGTGCTCAGGCGCTCCGGGTCTTTAACGAAGCCGGTCGAAGAAGACGAATTCGACTGCGGATCGCAATCCACCAGGAGAGTTGGGACCTCGGCGGCGGCAAAAGAGGCCGCCAGATTGACGGCGGTCGTGGTTTTCCCCACACCACCCTTTTGATTCGCTACAGCAAGAATTCTGGCCATGATGATGGTTGAAGCAGACTCGTTGAGACTACCCGAGGTGGCCGGGGCGAGGCAATTGTCCCAGCCTGTGCGAAACCGCAAAATCTTGTGGATTCAGTGGATAAGTAGATGTTCCACGTGGAACAGGGTGAACAGCGGCAGGCAACTACAACCTGTTCCACGTGGAACACTGCGACGATTTCCCACTTCGCTTCCGAGAGGCAAGCGCGCCAGAAGCACACAACAACTCGCAAAACCTGAACTCTAGTCCCACTTTTGACCTGAAACGGAAAGAATTGTCAGATAGATCCAACGCTCCGTCCCGAAAGTCTGGTTCCATATCCCACAAATTACTAACTTGATCCCCAGTCGCACCCATGGTGGTCGTCATCGCACTTTTCCCACTTTTCAGAAGTATCGCCCTGGGTATTACTAATCCTGATTCCGGGGTTATCTTTCCTGGTTCACGGGTTCAAATTTCGCGAAAACGTGCTCCAAATCACCCTCTTTGCCAGATTTTGAGCACTCTTTCGCGAGAATTCGGAATGGGGACTGAATCCAACCAGCTATCTCTCAGCACCTTCTCTGCTGCACTGGCCTGACCGGCTCCGATCAGTAGCGCCAACCGACCGCGAGGAGCAACCAGGGCCGCAGCAACCGGCAGGATCAGTTCGAACTTTTCAACCGCTCGCAGCGTCACCAGTTCGGCTGTCTTCCCCCAGTCTTCGGCACGCCCCGCAAATACATCGACATTCGTAAATTTAATCTCGCGGCATACCTCGCGCAAAAACGTCGCCTTCTTCCCATGCGACTCAATCAGCGTGCTATGCAGTCCGTACGCGTAGATCTTCATCGGAATCCCCGGGAACCCGGCGCCGGAACCGAGGTCGGCGGCATTGACGGTGCTGTCCCTGGCAACCAGGTTCCGTGCGGCAAACAGCGATTCGCCAAAATGTCGCTGCACGATCTGCTCCGGATCGCGCACCGCGGTCAGGTTCATTCGCGCATTCCACTTCATGAGCATATCGATGTATGTAGATACTTTGTTCAGCTGATCTTCTGTCAGCTTCTCTTCCCCAACATATGGTCCCAGCAATTCCGAGATTCGCGTTGCATCCATTGCCAGCAGCATACCTGAAGGATTGAACGAAGCCGAGTGTCGCGGCTATCATGAGAACAATCGGGCGTGGGGGCCCGCACCTTCTCAGGACTGATTCAATGCCAGAACGATCCGCATACCTAACTTTGTCCGGCCTGCCGCTGACGTTTGAATTCCAGTGGCCATTCCATAAATCCACATCGGGCGCCGATTTCTGGGTGTTACACGGCGTTGCGTTTCTCGAAGACGGATCCAACCTGCGATCCGATTTCTCGATCCATCTCACGCAAACCATGCATCCGATGATGCCCGGCATGAATGCCGACACAGCGCTGCCATACGTCATCAACGTCGTGCGCCGCATGGTCGACACCAAGGACCTGGAGTTTCTGCGTTCGGGCAAGCGCCAGCCGATCGACCTCTCCAGCCGCTTCAAAAACTTCAAAACCGGGGCCTGGCACTTCGCCACAACGAATGATGACGAAGTCCGTGAATTACTGCGGCAGTCAGCCTATTGGATCGGAGTCAAACTCGGGCGCGAGCGCTTTAGCCTTGCCGATGAAACGAACGCTCTCTACCTCGGAATGAGCAAAGAGAATCTCTTGAGGCTTGCGAAGAAGCTTGAGAGCGAAGGATGGCTGCGGCTCGAAGGCGAGTTCGCCATTGCGACGGAGAAGACGAAGTCGAGCGCAGCAGAGTTCGAAAAACTCGAGCAGGAGAACCTGGCGAAGCTGCAACAGAAGCACGCCTTCGAAAGCGCCCACAAAATGTAAGCGAGAGGGCAGAGGGCAAAGGGAAGAACGGTACGATTTCCGTTCTGCCTTTTTTCCTCTGCCCTTTGCCTTTTTACAGTCCCGGATGGCTGGCTTCGTTCGCCGACGGAACCAGTTGCATGTATATCTGCCGCGGGAGCTTCGTGTCCCAATGTCCTGAGAGCTTCGCATAGCTCACCAGGCCGAGGAAAAGTATCGCAATCGTCGCAGCGACTACGGACGGCGAGAGACGCTTGCGGCGCGGCAGTTCGAAGTTCAACGCATCTTTAGCCGGGCACACGGCAACGCATTCCAGGCAGGCAGTACATTCCGCGCTGCGAATCTGCACCAGCGTGTCCACCGGCAGCCGCGACGGACATGCTTTCGCACACTTAGCGCAATCGATGCAGGCCTGCTCGTTGCGGCGAATCCTTGCCGGACTGAACAGGGACACAAGCCCCATCAACGCGCCATACGGGCACAAGAACCGGCACCAGAAGTTCTGAATGAAGATCGACAGGATCGCCAGCACACCGATCGTGATCGCGGCCGTCTCGCTCATGAAGCGAAAGAAGTTGAGCATCTTCACATCCGCGATCAGCCCGTAAGGGCTGCTAAGAAAATCGCGGATCGTTGTCGCATCCATCTTCGCAATCACCCAGACGAAGAATCCGAGCAACAAATACTTCAGTCCCCGCAGAGGAATGTCGAGCCAGCGCGGGAGTGACAAGTTGCGGCGAAACGTACGTCGTCCCAACTTCCAAAGGTATTCCGAGAACGTTCCGACCGGGCACAGCCAGGAGCAGAACGACTTTCGCAACAGGAATGACATCGCGAGAAACGCGATCAGCAGAAACATGCCCGCCGGATGAATCGTCGGGATCGCTCCGGTCAGAACGAAGTACTTGAGATTCATCAGCGCCGCGATCGGAAGCCAGCCTTCAACTCCCGCTGGCCGCGACTCGAAACGGGATGCGCCCGAAGTCTCGTAGAACCGAACCCAATTGTAGAACTGCACGCCTATATAAATGTTAAGCGCAATGAAAGCGAACTGCACCGCACGGCGGATCTGCTGCGAGTGATCGAAGTCGGTGCGCCGGACAAGTTTCTTCCTGGGCTTTGCTCCCGGCTGAGCCGGAAATCCAAGGTCCTCCCGAAGCATTTTCGAGAGCGGCGACTCCGTAATATGAGGTTGCGCAGACATAGTTTCTTTACCTTCAGGTCAAGAATAAAAAGTGCCTATCCCGCCGCCTATGACTTAGGTCACAATCTCCCAGATGTCTTCGGCTGGGCCAGAAAAGCCGGCCGAGCCGCCGCTGGGCGCGAATCCCCCTCGCGACGCCCACCGCGGCTGCCTCATCAAGGAGGCGCATCATGCGACGCATTCTAATTGCCCTCATATTTCTGGTTTTCACCTCCGAAGCGCTCGCCCAGGACTACATTCCCAAAGTCGAGCTCGGATTCGGATACTCGTATTCCTACATGCGCGTTCCCAACAGCAGCACGCGGGTCAACATGAATGGCCTCCTTTTCAGTGGAACGTTCAACGCCAATCGTTGGCTCGGCGCCGAAGCCGAGTTTGGCACACATTACCATTGCATCTCCGGCTGTTGGATTTACGGATATCGCGTCGAAAATCCGGACGAGACGAATGACTCCCTCTCGTTCCTCGCCGGTCCCCGGGTGAGCCTCGCGCCAAACCGAACTGTGCAGCCCTGGATTCACGCGCTTGCCGGTGTGACCCGCACCGCGTACAGCAACCACCTGATCGACTACAAAGTTTCGACCAGCGGTTTCGGTTGGGCCGCCGGTGGCGGATTGGATGTGCCTTATCACGGCGTGACCATTCGTGCCATCCAGGTCGATTTCACGCGTTATGCCGCCGAGCCCGAGAACTTCAACAATGTCCGGATCGGCGCCGGAATCATATTCCGCATCGGACGAAGAGAACTTCGTTGACACATAGTACGTATCGTACTATAGTACGCTACGTACTATGCCAACCGCCTCTACTCTCGAATACGCGCTGCTCGGTCTGCTGCGGCAGAGCCCGCAATCCGGTTACGACCTGCGCAGGACTTTCGCAAGTACACCCATGCGCCACTTCAGCGATAGTCCCGGGTCCATCTACCCGGCTCTTCGCCGATTGGACTCGCGTGGCTGGATTACCGCAAAGCCCGAGCCGGAAACTGCGCGCAGGCGCCAGGTTTACCGAGTTACACCCGCCGGCCGAAAAGCGCTGCTGGCGTGGCTTGCGCTCCCCATTGCCTGCGAAGACGTCATACACAATCTCGATGAACTGATGCTGCGGTTTGCTTTTCACGGAGAGAACATTGAGCGCGAAGCAACGCTGAAGTTCGTGGCTCAAATGGAAGCAGCGCTCAAGGAATACATCGCCGAACTGCATCAGTACTACAAAACTGCTGTACCCCACATCGCCAGCATAACCGGCAGGCTTGCGTTCGAAAGCGGAATCCTTTCGTATGAAGCGACCTTGGAGTGGACACGCAGGGCACGCAAGCAGATAGAGAGACAATTATGAAGACTGTGGCTAAGCTGGTAGTTTGTGCGGTTGCATACATGCTTGGTGTGTCTTTGACGTGGACGCTTGTTGGGGCATTGCATCTGCCCGCGCCGCACCCAATTCCCGGAGTCACAACCGGCGGGCTTCTGTTTGGAATGTCCTTGGGAACGCTACTGCTCGCGGCTGGACTCGTGCCGCTGGCTGTCGGACTGGGCGGTAGTCGACCTCGGCGTTCAGGCGCACTCTTCGTGGTGATCCTTGTTGCAGTCGGACTGAACACCATGATCGAGGCGACGGTCTTCAGCACATTTGTCACGGTCGGCATTGCGTGGATGACGGCCCAATATGTTCTGCCATCCCTGCTGCTGGCGACTGCACTGGCGGTCCTGTTCAGCAAAAACGAGAAACAATCGGAACCCCCACGATTCTCTGCAGCACAGTGGGCCTGGCGTCTGGTAGTGGCCTGGGTTGCGTTTCCCGCCATTTATTGGGTCTTCGGGATGTGTGTCGCACCATTCGTGCTGTTCGCCTACCGCGCTGGAATCGCGGGGCTTACGGTACCCCCGGTGCCGGTGATTTTGAGGACTGTCTTCATTCGTAGTGCCCTATTCCTCGTTTCGTCCCTGCCGATAATCGCGCTATGGTCGGGATCGCGGCGAAGTCTTTTCATCGCCTTTGGGGTTGCTGAATCGATGATGGTGGGTATCTTCGGCCTGGTCCAAGCCTCATGGTTTCCCATGACCCTGCGCGTAGCACACAGCATTGAAATCACGTTAGATTCCTTCGCCTACATCGGAGTGCTCGTGTTGCTATTTGCCGCGCGAAAGCAAAGTGGGACAGCGAACGCTGATGCTGCGAACCTACGGGAAAATGTGGTGGCTTAGTTAGACCGCGCTCCGCGCCTGTTGCCGCTGTCGCCCTTGGATCTCGATATAGACGTTGATCAGCGAGACCGCGGCCGGTGTCACGCCGGGGATTCGGCTAGCCTGCCCAAGGGTTCGCGGACGAACGCGGTGCAGCTTCTCATTCATCTCGCGGGAAAGGCCACTGACGGATTTGTAGTCGAACCAGTCGGGAATGATCTTCTCTTCCGACTTT includes the following:
- a CDS encoding 3'-5' exonuclease; this encodes MDAIAMMPCWLKSLIRGEYAGAFPPSTPLEHVRFAVLDTELTSLDKRTNRLLSVGAVSMQGSKINFGEEFYRVVNPGVEIPAESILVHGLRPADVARGDPTETVLRDLREFLKSSVIVGHFVGIDRKVLLKELRGKGKAALDCVLDTAAAHRWLEQHEHHVRGLDDMPGHCDLATLASEYGLEMRDAHHALYDAYITAQLWQKVLVRLQHAGITTLGRALRVAR
- a CDS encoding PadR family transcriptional regulator — translated: MPTASTLEYALLGLLRQSPQSGYDLRRTFASTPMRHFSDSPGSIYPALRRLDSRGWITAKPEPETARRRQVYRVTPAGRKALLAWLALPIACEDVIHNLDELMLRFAFHGENIEREATLKFVAQMEAALKEYIAELHQYYKTAVPHIASITGRLAFESGILSYEATLEWTRRARKQIERQL
- a CDS encoding ParA family protein, whose amino-acid sequence is MARILAVANQKGGVGKTTTAVNLAASFAAAEVPTLLVDCDPQSNSSSSTGFVKDPERLSTYQLLVGDATAEQVVLQGPLDNLFVMPSSKNLTGANFELVSIERREYRLRDALDSIRDHYQFIVIDCPPALDLLTLNSLVAADSVLIPMQAEYFALEGISELLDTIDRIKIGLNPNLAVEGVVLTMYDDRTNLAQSVTNELKNYFGELLCQSTIPRNVRLAEAPSHGKPALLYDPRSRGAESYIRLAKEIMERNQLKEVPMSDKVEISPEASV
- a CDS encoding ParB/RepB/Spo0J family partition protein, whose product is MDNKRNVLGRGLETLLPASRTATIAVAPPAHATAMTGDLVKEISVEQIDRNPYQTRSRFGEEALNELAASIKSSGVVQPVVVRPQSNGRYQLIAGERRWLASQRAGKVSVPAIIRQVSNEQAMEMTIVENLQREDLNPMEQARAYDRLGREFNLTQEQMAQRTGKDRSSVSNFLRLLKLPEGVQTLIEEEKLTFGHAKALMGLDSPDAMTKLAQRVVTLSMSVRQTEGAVSNLMNPGPKQEKAERVVDPNVREVERELQRTLGVRVMITDKNGRGRIQFEYKSLEDFDRILDAMGIKK
- a CDS encoding 4Fe-4S binding protein → MLREDLGFPAQPGAKPRKKLVRRTDFDHSQQIRRAVQFAFIALNIYIGVQFYNWVRFYETSGASRFESRPAGVEGWLPIAALMNLKYFVLTGAIPTIHPAGMFLLIAFLAMSFLLRKSFCSWLCPVGTFSEYLWKLGRRTFRRNLSLPRWLDIPLRGLKYLLLGFFVWVIAKMDATTIRDFLSSPYGLIADVKMLNFFRFMSETAAITIGVLAILSIFIQNFWCRFLCPYGALMGLVSLFSPARIRRNEQACIDCAKCAKACPSRLPVDTLVQIRSAECTACLECVAVCPAKDALNFELPRRKRLSPSVVAATIAILFLGLVSYAKLSGHWDTKLPRQIYMQLVPSANEASHPGL
- a CDS encoding outer membrane beta-barrel protein, producing the protein MRRILIALIFLVFTSEALAQDYIPKVELGFGYSYSYMRVPNSSTRVNMNGLLFSGTFNANRWLGAEAEFGTHYHCISGCWIYGYRVENPDETNDSLSFLAGPRVSLAPNRTVQPWIHALAGVTRTAYSNHLIDYKVSTSGFGWAAGGGLDVPYHGVTIRAIQVDFTRYAAEPENFNNVRIGAGIIFRIGRRELR
- the rsmG gene encoding 16S rRNA (guanine(527)-N(7))-methyltransferase RsmG, giving the protein MDATRISELLGPYVGEEKLTEDQLNKVSTYIDMLMKWNARMNLTAVRDPEQIVQRHFGESLFAARNLVARDSTVNAADLGSGAGFPGIPMKIYAYGLHSTLIESHGKKATFLREVCREIKFTNVDVFAGRAEDWGKTAELVTLRAVEKFELILPVAAALVAPRGRLALLIGAGQASAAEKVLRDSWLDSVPIPNSRERVLKIWQRG